In Streptomyces sp. NBC_00433, a single genomic region encodes these proteins:
- a CDS encoding DUF3631 domain-containing protein: MTCSDHPVPTDLLTPTRCCGDRRRPIAPDPAGCCGTLSLAAQLLNALLDPDSGDHPGDGEAGRPGVPHQPRGSAPVGIVEACLVAFEELGDPEAMASEDLVAVLRHAPGFAVGKWRFADLTQARLAHLLAPYEVTTRDATLPDGRRRKSYRLSALLAAEAGSYR; this comes from the coding sequence TTGACCTGCTCCGACCACCCCGTTCCCACTGACCTGCTCACGCCCACCCGGTGCTGCGGCGACCGGCGACGCCCCATTGCACCGGATCCCGCCGGCTGCTGCGGGACCCTCTCGCTCGCAGCCCAGCTCCTGAACGCCCTCCTCGACCCGGACTCCGGCGACCACCCGGGAGATGGGGAAGCCGGCAGGCCCGGCGTCCCGCACCAGCCGCGCGGTTCGGCGCCGGTGGGCATCGTGGAGGCGTGCCTGGTGGCGTTCGAGGAACTGGGCGATCCCGAGGCGATGGCCTCGGAGGACCTGGTCGCCGTGCTCCGTCACGCTCCCGGTTTCGCGGTCGGCAAGTGGCGGTTCGCCGACCTGACCCAGGCCCGGCTCGCTCACCTCCTTGCGCCGTACGAGGTGACCACCCGGGATGCCACACTGCCCGACGGGCGGCGCCGCAAGTCCTACCGGCTCAGCGCCCTGCTCGCGGCCGAAGCGGGATCCTACCGCTGA
- a CDS encoding DNA methyltransferase gives MPFSLHQGDALSVLAGLPDDCVDAVITDPPYNSGGRTAKERTSRTAKQKYTSADAEHGLADFTGENMDQRSYGFWLTQIMTEAHRLTKVGGTALLFTDWRQLPITTDALQAAGWLWRGILVWHKPQARPQKGRFTQNSEFIVWGSNGPLPTSRAIYLPGLYSASQPSGKTRKHITQKPVSVMRELVKIAPERGTVLDFCAGSGSTGVAALLEGRDAILVEKTPHYAQVAADRLTEAVNQTLTQDGCTLAA, from the coding sequence TTGCCCTTTTCCCTCCATCAGGGTGACGCGCTGAGCGTGCTCGCCGGCCTTCCCGACGACTGCGTGGACGCGGTCATCACCGACCCCCCGTACAACAGTGGCGGTCGTACCGCCAAGGAGCGCACCTCCCGTACCGCGAAGCAGAAGTACACCTCCGCCGATGCCGAGCACGGTCTCGCCGACTTCACCGGCGAGAACATGGACCAGCGCTCCTACGGCTTCTGGCTCACGCAGATCATGACCGAGGCCCACCGCCTGACGAAGGTCGGCGGGACCGCGCTGCTGTTCACCGACTGGCGCCAGTTGCCGATCACGACGGACGCGCTGCAGGCGGCAGGTTGGCTGTGGCGCGGCATCCTGGTGTGGCACAAGCCGCAGGCCAGGCCGCAGAAGGGCCGGTTCACGCAGAACTCCGAGTTCATCGTGTGGGGCTCCAACGGCCCCCTGCCCACCTCCCGCGCGATCTACCTTCCCGGCCTGTACAGCGCCTCCCAGCCCAGCGGCAAGACGCGCAAGCACATCACGCAGAAGCCCGTCTCGGTGATGCGGGAACTGGTGAAGATCGCCCCCGAACGTGGCACCGTCCTGGACTTCTGCGCCGGCTCCGGATCGACCGGCGTCGCCGCCCTCCTGGAGGGCCGCGACGCGATCTTGGTGGAGAAGACCCCGCACTACGCGCAGGTCGCCGCCGACCGGCTCACCGAGGCCGTGAACCAGACCCTGACCCAGGACGGCTGCACCCTGGCGGCCTGA
- a CDS encoding DUF4913 domain-containing protein produces the protein MEPLRFPGRGVEGLEASVRLLIAESEQQARLLDSLSAAPDDSAMPYAGFPPGMTPGLPPLDVAPEPRFILTLDAVAFEAELDALTDWVHDFLLPTYGAEVSTAAPWCRQWAEHLDVVGWLHALWMAYQQHTDPEAGLSGPAVWHRDFLTHTMAAIRAPGGPLSACMTSLDRPSHRILPSPHGPAPTPSHEQPTASASG, from the coding sequence ATGGAACCCCTGCGATTTCCCGGCCGGGGGGTGGAGGGCCTGGAGGCCAGCGTCCGCCTGCTGATCGCCGAGTCCGAGCAGCAGGCCCGGCTGCTGGATTCCCTTTCCGCCGCACCTGACGACTCGGCCATGCCCTACGCCGGGTTTCCCCCGGGCATGACACCGGGCCTGCCGCCGCTCGACGTGGCGCCGGAGCCGCGGTTCATCCTCACACTGGACGCCGTCGCGTTCGAGGCCGAACTGGACGCGCTGACCGACTGGGTGCACGACTTCCTGCTGCCCACCTACGGCGCCGAGGTGTCCACGGCAGCGCCGTGGTGCCGGCAGTGGGCCGAGCACCTGGACGTCGTCGGGTGGCTGCACGCGTTGTGGATGGCGTATCAGCAGCACACCGATCCCGAGGCCGGGCTCAGCGGCCCGGCGGTGTGGCACCGGGACTTCCTCACCCACACCATGGCCGCGATCCGCGCCCCCGGGGGGCCGCTGAGCGCCTGCATGACCAGCCTGGACCGGCCCTCGCACCGGATCCTGCCCAGCCCCCACGGCCCCGCGCCCACCCCCAGCCACGAGCAGCCGACTGCGAGCGCGAGCGGGTGA